The Glycine soja cultivar W05 chromosome 6, ASM419377v2, whole genome shotgun sequence genome has a window encoding:
- the LOC114415698 gene encoding alpha-galactosidase 3, protein MTKQKIRNALLVHLVILFFFSTSVVSARVVSLLQNYGNPIFRSNFHSIYDTSKYGVFQLSNGLGKTPQMGWNSWNFFACNINEMVIKETADALVSTGLADLGYVYVNIDDCWSSVTRNLKGQLVPDHKTFPSGIKALADYVHGKGLKLGIYSDAGVFTCQVRPGSIFHETDDADLFASWGVDYLKYDNCYNLGIPPKERYPPMRDALNATGQKIFYSLCEWGVEDPALWADKVGNSWRTTGDINDSWASMTTIADLNDKWAAYAGPGGWNDPDMLEVGNGGMTYQEYRAHFSIWALAKAPLLIGCDVRNLTAETLEILSNKEVIAINQDSLGVQGRKVQVSGADGCRQVWAGPLSGNRLAVALWNRCSKVATITASWEALGLESGVHVSVRDLWQHKVVTGDAVSSFSARVDIHDCQLYIFAPFTVSHSVE, encoded by the exons ATGACGAAGCAGAAAATTCGCAACGCTCTTTTGGTGCACTTGGtgattctcttcttcttttctacatcggttgtttCAGCGAGAGTTGTGTCTCTCTTGCAGAACTACGGGAACCCGATTTTCAGATCAAATTTTCATTCTATTTACGACACTTCCAAGTACGGTGTGTTTCAACTGAGTAACGGGTTGGGTAAAACGCCTCAGATGGG atGGAATAGCTGGAACTTCTTTGCATGCAATATCAATGAAATGGTCATTAAGGAAACGG CTGATGCACTGGTATCAACGGGGTTGGCTGATTTAGGTTATGTGTATGTCAACATAG ATGATTGCTGGTCTTCTGTGACAAGAAATCTGAAG GGTCAACTGGTTCCTGATCATAAGACATTTCCATCTGGAATCAAAGCTCTAGCAGATTATGTACATGGAAAGGGACTCAAGCTTGGCATATATTCTGATGCTGG GGTTTTTACATGTCAAGTCCGGCCAGGATCAATTTTCCATGAAACAGATGATGCAGATTTATTTGCCTCTTGG GGTGTAGATTATTTGAAGTATGACAATTGTTACAATCTGGGCATCCCTCCAAAAGAACG ATATCCGCCTATGCGTGATGCTCTCAATGCGACTGGGCAGAAGATTTTCTATTCACTCTGTGAATG GGGCGTTGAGGACCCTGCTTTGTGGGCAGACAAGGTTGGTAACAGTTGGCGCACAACTGGAGACATCAATGATTCATGGGCAAG CATGACAACCATTGCTGATCTTAATGATAAGTGGGCTGCATATGCTGGGCCTGGAGGATGGAATG ACCCAGATATGTTGGAAGTTGGCAATGGAGGCATGACTTACCAGGAATATCGTGCTCACTTCAGCATCTGGGCTTTAGCAAAG GCTCCTCTATTGATTGGCTGTGATGTAAGAAATTTGACTGCTGAAACACTTGAGATTTTGAGCAATAAAGAAGTCATTGCCATCAATCAAG ACTCTCTTGGAGTCCAGGGAAGGAAAGTTCAAGTTTCTGGAGCAGATGGTTGCAGACAG GTTTGGGCAGGTCCTTTGTCAGGAAACCGATTGGCTGTTGCTCTTTGGAATCGGTGCTCAAAAGTAGCTACTATAACAGCTTCATGGGAAGCACTTGGGCTTGAATCTGGGGTTCATGTTTCTGTGAGGGATTTGTGGCAG CACAAGGTAGTAACTGGAGATGCAGTGTCATCATTCAGTGCTCGAGTTGATATCCACGACTGTCAACTGTACATTTTTGCTCCATTTACAGTATCCCACTCTGTAGAGTAG